Proteins encoded in a region of the Qingrenia yutianensis genome:
- a CDS encoding CpsD/CapB family tyrosine-protein kinase has protein sequence MPNNVNTEEKKVVSRGGAKNVGMRDYTKVILNDNTDFSIVEAYKSTRTNLEYALAAEEGCKKIIFTSAMPSEGKTTSCINTAITFALAGAKIVLIDADLRKPKVHMCLELENTTGFSNYLAGFAELDDVIQHCKNGLDVITSGQIPPNPSELLVSPRMEKALLKLAEKYDYVIIDAPPVNIVSDAVSMSKFVTGVAVVVKEDFTTHDALKKALSNLEFANAKILGFILNDVMAPRGYYSKYYKYRYRYNYNYRYKYSNYDGYDTAGQTKKDEKKDK, from the coding sequence ATGCCAAACAATGTTAACACGGAAGAAAAGAAAGTGGTGTCGCGCGGCGGTGCGAAAAACGTCGGTATGCGCGATTATACCAAGGTTATTTTAAACGATAACACCGATTTTTCGATTGTCGAAGCGTATAAATCGACGAGAACAAATCTTGAATATGCGCTTGCGGCGGAGGAAGGCTGTAAAAAAATTATTTTCACCTCCGCAATGCCGAGCGAGGGCAAAACCACGTCTTGCATTAACACGGCTATCACGTTTGCGCTTGCTGGCGCGAAAATCGTGCTTATAGACGCGGACCTTCGCAAACCGAAGGTTCATATGTGTCTTGAACTTGAAAACACAACGGGATTTTCAAACTATCTTGCGGGTTTTGCGGAGCTTGACGACGTTATTCAGCATTGCAAAAACGGGTTGGACGTTATAACCAGCGGACAAATTCCGCCCAATCCGTCCGAGCTTTTGGTGTCGCCCAGAATGGAAAAGGCGCTTTTAAAACTTGCGGAAAAATACGATTATGTAATTATCGACGCGCCCCCCGTAAACATTGTGTCGGACGCGGTTTCAATGTCGAAATTCGTAACGGGCGTTGCGGTTGTTGTAAAAGAAGATTTCACTACGCACGACGCGCTTAAAAAAGCGCTTTCAAATCTTGAATTTGCAAACGCTAAAATTTTGGGATTTATCTTAAACGACGTTATGGCGCCGCGCGGATATTACTCAAAATATTATAAATACCGCTATCGTTACAATTATAATTACCGTTATAAGTATTCGAACTATGACGGCTACGATACGGCAGGACAGACAAAAAAAGACGAAAAGAAAGATAAATAG
- a CDS encoding CpsB/CapC family capsule biosynthesis tyrosine phosphatase, protein MIDFHTHILPEIDDGARSVRRSLEMYEYQKNSGVDALVATPHFYPDNMTVESFLQKRNNAYERVLEASEEKKISLIPTYLGAEAALAPGFSRIDGIEKLCIGNSNYILVEMPHDGWNSVWVQREIYSVSANRGLIPIIAHIDRYILTKSDFKTLDSFFDPNVCFQINADCYFSFSSRRRAKKFAKMNAIQFVGSDCHNMSDRAPTLAKCVQIMKKMHGEDFVNEIFENSRIVVNS, encoded by the coding sequence ATGATTGATTTTCACACGCATATTCTTCCTGAAATAGACGACGGCGCAAGGAGCGTAAGGCGCTCGCTTGAGATGTATGAATATCAGAAAAACAGCGGTGTTGACGCGCTTGTTGCAACACCGCATTTTTATCCCGACAATATGACGGTCGAAAGCTTTTTGCAAAAACGGAATAATGCTTACGAAAGGGTGCTTGAGGCGTCGGAGGAAAAGAAAATTTCGCTCATACCCACATATCTCGGCGCGGAGGCGGCGCTTGCGCCTGGGTTTTCGCGCATTGACGGCATAGAAAAGCTTTGCATAGGCAATTCAAACTATATCCTGGTGGAAATGCCTCACGACGGCTGGAACAGCGTCTGGGTTCAGCGCGAAATTTACTCGGTTTCCGCAAACAGAGGACTTATCCCGATTATTGCGCATATTGACCGATATATTCTGACGAAAAGTGATTTTAAAACACTTGACAGTTTTTTTGACCCTAATGTTTGTTTTCAGATAAATGCCGACTGTTATTTTTCGTTTTCGTCGCGCAGGCGTGCGAAAAAATTTGCAAAAATGAACGCCATACAGTTCGTCGGCTCGGACTGTCACAATATGTCCGACCGTGCGCCCACACTCGCAAAATGCGTGCAGATTATGAAAAAAATGCACGGCGAAGACTTTGTGAATGAGATTTTTGAAAACAGCAGAATTGTTGTAAATTCATAA